The Streptomyces nigra genome includes the window CCTGATCGGCGCGGCCATCGCCTCGGCCGGCGTCGGCGCCGTCCACGGTGACGTGCTCGTCACCAAGGTCCTGCTCCCGGCCATCGCCGCCCCGATCGTCGCGGGCGTCGCGGCCCTGCTGGCCACGCGGCTCACCTACCGGCTCGGCCGGAAGGCCGACGGCGAGGCCTCGAAGAAGGGCTACCGCGCGGGCCAGATCGCCTCCGCGGGCCTCGTCTCGCTCGCCCACGGCACCAACGACGCGCAGAAGACCATGGGCATCATCACCCTCGCCCTGGTCGCGGGCGGCGCCCTCGCCCCCGACTCGGACCCTCCCACCTGGGTGATCCTCTCCGCCGGTCTGGCCATCGCGCTCGGCACCTACCTCGGCGGCTGGCGCATCATCCGCACCATGGGCAAGGGCCTGACCGACCTCCAGCCGCAGCAGGGCTTCGCCGCCCAGACCAGCGCCGCGACGGTCATCCTGGCCTCCTCGCACCTCGGCTTCTCGCTGTCCACCACGCACTCCGTCTCCGGCGCCGTGATGGGCGCGGGCCTCGGCCGCAAGGGCGGTGTGGTCCGCTGGTCCACGGCCACCCGGATGTTCGTCGCCTGGGGTCTGACGCTGCCGGCGGCCGCGCTGGTCGCCGCGCTCGCCGAGTATGTGACGGGCCTCGGCACCTGGGGCACCGCCGCCGTCGCGGTCTTCCTGGTCGCCTCCAGTTTCGCGATCTGGAAGATCTCCCGCCGCGAGGTCGTCGACCACACCAACGTCATCGCCGACGACGAGCCGGCCGGCGTGGTGACCACCGCCATGGCCGCCGTGACCCCGCCTCCCACGGGCACGGTGACCGAGGACCTCGCGGTCACCGTCCCGGCTCCGGCCGGCGGACCCGAGCCCACCAAGCTCGGCGTCTGACTCCCGGTCACTCCTCCCGGCAACCCAAGGAAGCAGCAGTATGAAGATCGACTGGGCGGCTCTCGGCTCCGTCTTCGGTGTCAGTCTCGTGGTCACGGTGGCCCTCGTGGGCCTGTTCACCCTCGGCATCGCGGGCCTCTCGCGCCGCGAACGGGCGGTCGCGCAGGGCGACTCGGCCGCGCTCGCGGTCACCGGCGCCTACGCGTGCTTCGCCGCCTGCACGGCGGCCGTGGCCTACGGCATCTATCTCATCGTGGCCTGACGTACGGCCTTCGACTCCTGAGGTGCGCGACGGAACTCCGTCGCGCACCTTCGGTGTGTGTGGGCCTGCGCACACTCTCCCGTCGCAGGTCACAGGCAAGTTGACGGCCGTCGCGACCCGTGGTGGACTTCCGGAGCCATCTACGGCGGCAGAAGAGGAAGCCGGTGCGAATCCGGCGCGGTCCCGCCACTGTCACCGGGGTAGATACCCCCGGGAGCCAGGAACTCTCGCCGCCGGTCTCGTCGAACCAGGGCGTGGACACCCTGAGTGAGGACATCACGCGATGCTCGCCTGCCGATCGTCACGCAGTACCGGACCCCTGTCTGACGCCACCACCGGCTGAACCCCGTGCGTGCCGAACGCGTCTTCGCGTACGGCGCCGCCGCCGGACTCCTCGGTGACCTGCTGCTCGGCGATCCACGCCGGGGGCATCCGGTCGCCGCGTTCGGACGTGCCGCGGGCGCCGTGGAACGGGTGTTGTGGCGCGACCACCGCGCCTGGGGTGTGCTGCACACCGCCGTGTGCGCCGGAGGCGCCGTGGCGGCCGCCGCGCTCGCCGCCCGCGCCGTGCGCCCCTCCCCCGCCACCTCCGTCGCCCTGACCGGCGCCGTCACCTGGGCCGTCGTCGGCGGCACGTCGCTCGCCCGCGAGGCCCGGACGATCGGGCGCGCCCTGGAGGCCGGAGACGTCGACGCGGCACGGGCGCGGCTGCCGCACCTGTGCGGACGCGACCCGCAGGCGCTGGACGCCGACGGGATCGCGCGGGCCGTCGTGGAGTCCGTCGCCGAGAACACCTCGGACGCCGTGGTCGGCGCACTGGTGTGGGGAGCCGTCGCCGGCGTGCCGGGCCTCGCGGGCTTCCGGGCCGTCAACACCCTCGACGCCATGGTCGGGCACCGCTCCCCCAGGTACCGCCGCTACGGCTGGGCCTCGGCACGCCTCGACGACGTCGCCGGCTGGCCGGGCGCCCGACTGACCGCCGCGCTGGCCGCCGTCGCCGGGGGCGATCCCCGGGGTGCCGTACGGGCCTGGCGGGCCGACGCCCACCGGCATCCCAGCCCCAACGCGGGCCCCGTGGAGGCCTCGTTCGCGGGGGCGCTCGGCGTGCGGCTGGGCGGGACGCTGTCGTACGGCGGCCGGGTGGAGCACCGGCCCGTGCTCAACGGCGCCGCAGGACGGGCCGTCGAGGTCGGGGACATCGAGCGGGCCGTCCGGCTCTCGCAGCGGGTGGGCGTGCTCGCGCTGGGCGTGTGCGCCGGCGCCCGGCTGCTGCCGGGGCGGCGGCGCGGGACGAGAGGAAGGACCTCGTGA containing:
- a CDS encoding inorganic phosphate transporter; amino-acid sequence: MENFSLILAIVVVTALAFDFTNGFHDTANAMATTISTGALKPKVAVAMSAVLNLVGAFLSVEVANTISKGLVDETGIRPEVIFAALVGAILWNLLTWLVGLPSSSSHALMGGLIGAAIASAGVGAVHGDVLVTKVLLPAIAAPIVAGVAALLATRLTYRLGRKADGEASKKGYRAGQIASAGLVSLAHGTNDAQKTMGIITLALVAGGALAPDSDPPTWVILSAGLAIALGTYLGGWRIIRTMGKGLTDLQPQQGFAAQTSAATVILASSHLGFSLSTTHSVSGAVMGAGLGRKGGVVRWSTATRMFVAWGLTLPAAALVAALAEYVTGLGTWGTAAVAVFLVASSFAIWKISRREVVDHTNVIADDEPAGVVTTAMAAVTPPPTGTVTEDLAVTVPAPAGGPEPTKLGV
- a CDS encoding cobalamin biosynthesis protein; translated protein: MRAERVFAYGAAAGLLGDLLLGDPRRGHPVAAFGRAAGAVERVLWRDHRAWGVLHTAVCAGGAVAAAALAARAVRPSPATSVALTGAVTWAVVGGTSLAREARTIGRALEAGDVDAARARLPHLCGRDPQALDADGIARAVVESVAENTSDAVVGALVWGAVAGVPGLAGFRAVNTLDAMVGHRSPRYRRYGWASARLDDVAGWPGARLTAALAAVAGGDPRGAVRAWRADAHRHPSPNAGPVEASFAGALGVRLGGTLSYGGRVEHRPVLNGAAGRAVEVGDIERAVRLSQRVGVLALGVCAGARLLPGRRRGTRGRTS